GCAGAACTGCTTCTCCTCGACGACTTTCTCCGTTCCTTCCCAATGCTCGTTCTGGATGGGAATCGGAACGATCTGGTCGGAAAAGGTCCCATTTTCCCAGGCGGCCACGGCGCGCTGGTGGCTGCGAAGCGCCCACGCGTCCTGGTCGGCGCGCGAGACGTTCCACTTCTCGGCCACGCGCTCGGCGGTGAAGCCCATCCCGATGTAGGACCCCACCATCTCCGGATGGAGCTCGGCGCGGTAGCCTCCCGGGGGCGTGCGGCTCATCATTTCGACCCCGCCGGCGATGACGACCTCCGCCATCCCCGTCATGATCGCCTGGCTCGCCATCGCCACCGTCTGGAGCCCCGAAGAGCAGAAGCGGTTCACGGTCACCCCGGAGACGTCCACCGGGAGACCCGCGCGGAGCAGCGCGAGGCGCGCGACGTTGACCCCCTGCGGGCCCTCCGGATTTGCGCACCCCCAGATCACGTCGTCGATCCGCGCCTCCTCCTCGCGCGGGATCCCGGCGCGACGCACCGCTTCGCGGATGACCGCCGCGGAGAGGTCGATCGGGTGGACGCCGGCGATCCCTCCGTCTTCCTTGCCGCGGCCCACGGCGCTTCGGACCGCGCTCACGATCAGTGCTTCTTTCATCCCTCCCCCTTTGGGGTGCGCGTGTCCTTCGGGCGCAGTCCCGTTGGCGTCAGTTCCGCAGGGGCTTCCCGGTCTTCAGGGTAAAGGCGATGCGTTCCTGGGTCTTCTCCGTGCCGAGGAGGCGAAGGAAGCCCTCCCGCTCCAGATCCATGATGTCGGTCTCGGTCACGGTCCTCGGCGCGCCGTCACCTCCACAGA
The window above is part of the Gemmatimonadota bacterium genome. Proteins encoded here:
- a CDS encoding thiolase family protein, whose product is MKEALIVSAVRSAVGRGKEDGGIAGVHPIDLSAAVIREAVRRAGIPREEEARIDDVIWGCANPEGPQGVNVARLALLRAGLPVDVSGVTVNRFCSSGLQTVAMASQAIMTGMAEVVIAGGVEMMSRTPPGGYRAELHPEMVGSYIGMGFTAERVAEKWNVSRADQDAWALRSHQRAVAAWENGTFSDQIVPIPIQNEHWEGTEKVVEEKQFCRDELMRADTSLERLAKLRPAFKVDGTVTAGNASPFSDGAAAVVIMSRERAEAVGAKPLARLVTFATAGVPPEIMGIGPIKAVPKVLARAGITLDDVDMIELNEAFSAQVLPVMRDLGFPEERTNVNGGAIALGHPLGATGAKLTTQIVHALGKRGGGTGLVTMCVGGGMGAAGIFEVFGSN